Proteins encoded in a region of the Mariprofundus ferrinatatus genome:
- the mrdA gene encoding penicillin-binding protein 2, with protein sequence MRKNQLESRQRFDLRMLFFYAVTPLLLGGLLLNLLQLQWSQHEKLALQADENRLNIIPVLPVRGEIVDANGNGLAVNKIAYRVLLIPERVANLDETLVQLSEALAWSPAKQVHIRKRIASARPDRPVLLDDKLQWQQVSPIASRLHRLSGVDVEAGSYRHYPYSELTAHLIGYLSLARQSDLDEGFLPTEFIGRTGAEKSFESLLHGTPGSQQEEVDALGRRIAVIKRTPSIMGKQLKLALDIDVQRAASEALGDRTGAVIVLDVESGAVISMLSQPGYDTNRFITGLESEQWQQWLNNPDKPLLNRATQAAYPPASTFKVVTGLAGLAEKASLARGDAFCPGYLELADRNLRCWKREGHGNVNMHSSLVHSCDVYFYKLADQIGMAAISDSAQQWGLGEKTGIDLSPESRGIIPAHRPNMMAEMTSQSNRRKRWFRGETMITAIGQGQLTTTPLQIARLAAAIANGGKILKPQLLADQEAELLHQAEVDPKHLEQVRKAMRDVVASPGGTAYWPLRSTPWPVAGKTGTAQVVKMAQDDEKSGKLSKQEILKRHRDHAWFMGYAPYDKPKVAFAVFVEHGGHGGSDAAPVADAIIRVLAAKEEARDEGQQL encoded by the coding sequence ATGCGCAAAAACCAGCTTGAAAGCCGCCAGCGCTTTGATCTGCGCATGCTCTTCTTTTATGCAGTTACCCCACTGCTTCTCGGCGGCCTTTTACTGAACCTGTTGCAGTTGCAGTGGTCGCAGCATGAAAAGCTGGCGCTGCAGGCGGACGAAAACCGGTTGAATATTATTCCCGTGCTGCCCGTACGGGGTGAAATCGTTGACGCCAACGGCAACGGTCTGGCCGTCAATAAAATCGCCTATCGGGTACTGCTGATCCCGGAACGCGTTGCCAATCTGGATGAGACCCTGGTTCAACTTTCCGAAGCACTGGCATGGAGCCCTGCCAAACAGGTGCATATCCGAAAGCGCATCGCATCGGCACGCCCCGACCGCCCGGTCCTTCTTGATGACAAACTGCAGTGGCAGCAGGTTTCCCCCATCGCCTCCCGTCTTCACCGGCTCTCCGGTGTCGATGTTGAAGCAGGAAGTTACCGCCACTACCCCTACAGCGAACTTACCGCCCACCTGATCGGCTACCTCTCCCTTGCCCGCCAATCCGATCTCGATGAAGGATTTCTACCCACCGAGTTTATCGGTCGAACCGGCGCAGAAAAATCATTTGAATCACTTCTGCACGGAACTCCGGGTTCCCAGCAGGAGGAGGTTGATGCCCTCGGTCGCCGAATTGCAGTGATCAAGCGTACGCCATCAATCATGGGTAAACAGCTGAAACTGGCGCTCGATATCGATGTGCAGAGAGCCGCCTCGGAGGCGCTGGGTGACAGAACTGGAGCGGTAATTGTTCTCGATGTTGAAAGCGGCGCAGTTATCAGCATGCTGAGTCAGCCCGGCTACGATACCAACCGCTTTATTACCGGCCTTGAATCGGAGCAGTGGCAACAGTGGCTCAACAACCCCGACAAACCACTTCTCAACCGGGCAACGCAGGCAGCCTACCCTCCTGCATCGACCTTCAAGGTTGTCACCGGCCTTGCCGGATTGGCTGAGAAGGCAAGCCTTGCCAGAGGTGACGCCTTTTGCCCCGGCTATCTTGAACTGGCCGACAGAAACTTGCGCTGCTGGAAGCGGGAGGGGCACGGTAATGTTAACATGCACTCTTCTCTGGTTCACTCTTGCGACGTCTACTTTTACAAACTTGCCGACCAGATCGGCATGGCTGCCATCAGTGATTCGGCCCAGCAGTGGGGGTTGGGTGAAAAAACAGGCATCGACCTGTCGCCGGAGTCCCGTGGCATTATTCCGGCCCACCGCCCGAACATGATGGCTGAGATGACCAGCCAGTCCAACAGACGTAAGCGCTGGTTCAGGGGTGAAACGATGATCACCGCCATCGGACAGGGGCAGCTTACCACCACGCCGCTGCAGATTGCCCGCCTTGCTGCGGCCATTGCCAATGGCGGCAAAATCCTCAAGCCGCAGCTTCTCGCGGATCAGGAGGCTGAACTCCTGCATCAAGCTGAAGTAGATCCGAAACATCTCGAACAGGTTCGCAAGGCGATGCGCGATGTGGTTGCCAGCCCGGGAGGCACCGCCTACTGGCCGCTCAGATCCACCCCCTGGCCGGTGGCAGGCAAAACCGGTACGGCGCAAGTGGTCAAAATGGCACAGGATGATGAAAAGAGTGGCAAGCTCAGCAAACAGGAAATTCTCAAGCGCCATCGTGATCATGCGTGGTTTATGGGCTATGCACCTTATGACAAGCCGAAAGTCGCTTTTGCAGTTTTTGTCGAACATGGCGGCCATGGCGGCAGTGATGCTGCACCTGTTGCAGATGCCATTATCAGGGTTCTTGCTGCCAAAGAGGAAGCAAGAGATGAGGGGCAGCAACTGTGA
- the xth gene encoding exodeoxyribonuclease III: protein MRITTWNVNSLNVRLPHLLEYLTEFEPDIVALQETKLPDEKFPAPEIEAAGYRVIFSGQKTYNGVAILSRQEAGEIVSGIPEFDDPQQRLLAATIDGVRIVNVYIPNGQEVGSEKYAYKFAWLSAFRDFLKLEMEKHERLVVLGDFNIAPADSDVHDPKRWQGKIMCSDDEREMFAEIINLGLVDTVRELYPDEPMFSWWDYRMNAFRRRWGIRIDHLLATPLMQPAAAGVATDYRARERPSDHAPVWVDFN, encoded by the coding sequence ATGCGAATCACCACCTGGAATGTGAACTCCCTGAATGTGCGCCTGCCGCATCTGCTTGAATACCTCACCGAATTCGAGCCGGACATTGTGGCACTGCAGGAGACCAAACTGCCCGATGAGAAGTTCCCTGCTCCTGAGATCGAGGCTGCCGGCTATCGGGTCATTTTTTCTGGCCAGAAAACCTATAACGGCGTTGCTATCCTCAGTCGGCAGGAAGCAGGCGAGATCGTATCCGGCATTCCGGAGTTTGATGATCCGCAGCAGCGGCTTCTGGCTGCCACCATTGATGGCGTGCGCATCGTTAATGTCTATATCCCCAACGGCCAGGAGGTGGGTTCGGAGAAATACGCATACAAATTCGCCTGGCTATCCGCTTTCAGGGATTTTCTGAAACTGGAGATGGAAAAACACGAAAGGCTGGTGGTACTCGGTGATTTCAATATTGCGCCTGCCGATTCCGATGTCCACGACCCCAAGCGCTGGCAGGGCAAAATCATGTGCTCCGACGATGAGCGTGAAATGTTTGCCGAGATTATAAATCTGGGGCTTGTCGATACGGTACGGGAGCTTTATCCCGATGAGCCGATGTTCAGCTGGTGGGATTACCGCATGAATGCGTTTCGCCGCCGCTGGGGTATCCGCATCGACCATCTGCTTGCCACCCCTCTGATGCAACCGGCAGCTGCAGGTGTTGCTACGGATTACCGAGCCAGAGAGCGACCCAGCGATCACGCTCCGGTCTGGGTGGATTTCAACTAG
- a CDS encoding ATP-binding protein yields MGIKWLKSVKMRLKARSDAEHEQAILRILIATICCFYFYLAGPQVAFYIAASYLPTSLAIIGWIVFFPDVNPVRRYVAITTDVGMVSLGVILSGGEEGVVFVAIYLWIITGNGFRFGVNYLLYATLLSLASFTVITRYNAYWHEHIPMVVGLLIIIAIVPLFMASLIRKLNRAIDAAEAANQAKSQFIANMSHELRTPLNGIIGMNDLSLSTKLNKEQKRFAIVIRDSAYHLLGLIERILDMSKIEAGGLELEKIPFDLHQLMHGVVAMFEGKALEKGIRISLHIDPEVPFSLIGDPKHLKQILLNIIGNAVKFTEQGSVSVKVGLADTSEETRIVFNISDTGIGMSEAAQEKIFERFSQADSSITRRFGGTGLGTTISKNLTEMMGGSIGLFSTEGVGSVFTIEIPFERQEDKTVPRDLTKINILVLGENYSGNPLEAMLHRWGTHYTFIDNEKFLLSSIEDAWSTGHPYDVVMVCRDALQCAPELVAQSIRNKCEFAGIDLILIESDRAASSHSSMVEAGYSSVLHLPVQQSLLFNALHASSIIHHSADIISIKDVMKRKMALRSLNILLAEDNPVNQEVANEMLTRAGHKVDIAHDGEEALDALASDKEYDLVLLDMNMPNVCGLDVLKQFRFMDTSASTPVLMLSADALPETVNECMEAGANDYLTKPIRVSELLAKVAEFCGEQDEKLERSDDESHSPPPAKGSILDDEVLGELFGLVRESDTRDRLLRSYETSGSESLIQLRQAAAQGSSQDYLLRIHGFKGSSGTLGLKEVVMLCGEIETIGDAIGPPAMADFCSKLDVAFKQGCDALRDYLRDN; encoded by the coding sequence CTAGCAATTATTGGATGGATCGTATTCTTCCCTGATGTTAATCCGGTGCGAAGATATGTCGCGATTACTACCGATGTCGGAATGGTTTCTTTGGGCGTCATCCTGTCTGGTGGCGAGGAGGGAGTTGTTTTTGTAGCAATTTATCTCTGGATTATTACCGGCAATGGTTTCCGCTTTGGCGTTAATTATCTGCTATACGCCACGCTGCTATCGTTGGCATCATTTACAGTGATTACGCGGTACAATGCTTATTGGCACGAGCATATTCCCATGGTTGTCGGATTGTTGATAATTATTGCAATAGTTCCACTATTTATGGCGAGCCTGATTCGCAAGTTAAACAGGGCAATTGATGCGGCAGAAGCAGCAAATCAGGCCAAGTCTCAGTTTATTGCCAATATGAGCCACGAGTTGCGCACGCCGCTGAATGGCATCATTGGCATGAATGACCTTTCATTGAGCACAAAGCTGAACAAGGAACAGAAGCGTTTCGCTATTGTGATCAGGGATTCTGCTTACCATCTTCTCGGGCTGATCGAACGCATTCTAGATATGTCCAAGATTGAGGCGGGCGGGCTTGAGCTCGAGAAAATCCCTTTCGACTTGCATCAACTTATGCATGGTGTGGTCGCCATGTTTGAAGGAAAGGCGCTGGAAAAAGGCATCAGGATTTCTCTTCATATTGATCCGGAAGTGCCCTTCTCCCTGATTGGAGATCCCAAACACCTGAAGCAGATCCTGCTCAATATCATAGGTAACGCCGTGAAATTTACTGAACAGGGTAGCGTTAGCGTGAAGGTGGGGCTTGCTGATACAAGTGAAGAGACACGGATCGTATTCAACATTTCCGACACGGGAATTGGCATGTCTGAAGCAGCCCAGGAGAAAATCTTCGAGCGCTTTTCTCAGGCGGATTCCTCTATTACCCGTCGCTTTGGCGGCACTGGCCTCGGCACCACCATTTCAAAAAACCTGACGGAGATGATGGGAGGCTCCATTGGGCTGTTCAGCACTGAAGGGGTGGGCAGCGTGTTTACGATAGAAATTCCCTTCGAGCGACAGGAAGACAAAACCGTTCCAAGGGATTTGACCAAGATCAATATTCTGGTGCTTGGAGAAAACTATTCGGGTAATCCACTGGAAGCGATGCTCCATAGATGGGGGACTCATTATACTTTCATTGATAATGAAAAATTTCTTTTGTCCAGCATTGAGGATGCCTGGTCAACCGGGCATCCCTACGATGTTGTCATGGTCTGTCGCGATGCGCTCCAATGTGCGCCCGAGTTGGTAGCGCAATCGATTCGGAATAAATGTGAGTTTGCTGGTATTGATTTGATTTTGATTGAGTCCGACAGGGCCGCCTCTTCACATTCAAGCATGGTAGAGGCCGGCTACTCTTCCGTGCTCCACCTGCCGGTTCAGCAGTCACTGCTTTTCAATGCCCTGCATGCATCCAGCATTATTCATCACTCTGCAGATATTATTTCTATCAAGGATGTAATGAAGCGAAAGATGGCTCTGCGCTCACTGAACATTCTTCTGGCCGAAGACAATCCTGTTAATCAGGAGGTGGCGAATGAGATGCTTACGAGGGCAGGTCATAAGGTCGATATCGCACACGATGGAGAAGAGGCGCTCGATGCCCTCGCCAGCGACAAAGAGTACGACCTTGTCCTTCTGGATATGAATATGCCCAATGTTTGCGGTCTTGATGTGCTGAAGCAGTTTCGCTTTATGGATACCAGTGCATCCACTCCGGTACTGATGCTCAGTGCAGATGCGCTCCCTGAAACCGTTAACGAATGTATGGAGGCGGGTGCAAACGATTACCTGACAAAGCCGATCCGGGTTTCTGAATTGCTGGCGAAGGTAGCCGAGTTCTGCGGTGAACAGGATGAAAAATTAGAAAGGTCGGATGATGAGAGTCATTCACCCCCGCCCGCTAAGGGAAGTATTCTGGATGATGAGGTACTGGGTGAGCTGTTCGGTCTGGTTCGCGAATCTGATACTCGCGATCGTCTGTTACGTTCTTACGAAACCTCCGGCAGTGAAAGCCTGATACAGCTTCGCCAGGCTGCGGCTCAGGGTAGTAGCCAGGACTATCTATTAAGAATTCATGGGTTCAAAGGCTCTTCCGGCACGCTGGGGCTGAAAGAGGTTGTTATGCTGTGCGGGGAAATAGAAACCATTGGTGATGCCATTGGCCCTCCTGCTATGGCTGATTTCTGCAGCAAACTGGATGTTGCATTCAAACAGGGCTGTGATGCCCTGCGAGATTATCTGCGAGACAATTAA
- a CDS encoding sulfite exporter TauE/SafE family protein has protein sequence MSEIELGLIIYGLLVGLGAGLIGGALAGLAGVGGGLIYVPLFYLFAPPDTNGMAMHVFASMVAVVMTGYFSARSHWHLGHVNGKKLVALLPGLVIGAAVGLWNTLQLSQFWILTALALLNAWVAFDYGRDFHLKLRKNMISTKLLAWPIGFISGTVGIGGGTMIVPLLRRTLPLKEAVGTASMAGVFMVLCAVILNFSLEPDWVGVLVEDWQFLVGVWIGIVLIVPFSAHKAAALHGSVDEGKLRLALKTLFIALSLGLLGAALLALFQFGL, from the coding sequence ATGTCTGAAATAGAGTTGGGGCTGATCATATACGGGCTGCTGGTTGGGCTTGGGGCAGGATTGATTGGAGGCGCTCTCGCAGGGTTGGCAGGGGTCGGTGGCGGGCTGATTTATGTGCCGCTATTTTATCTGTTTGCCCCTCCTGATACCAATGGCATGGCAATGCATGTTTTTGCCAGCATGGTGGCTGTTGTGATGACAGGCTACTTCTCAGCAAGGTCGCACTGGCACCTGGGGCATGTTAACGGTAAAAAACTTGTGGCACTGTTGCCGGGGCTTGTAATCGGGGCTGCAGTCGGGCTGTGGAATACGCTACAGCTGTCGCAGTTCTGGATACTGACAGCTCTTGCTCTGCTCAATGCATGGGTGGCTTTTGATTATGGTCGGGATTTCCATCTCAAACTCAGAAAAAATATGATTTCGACCAAGCTTCTTGCCTGGCCTATAGGCTTTATATCCGGAACGGTCGGTATCGGAGGCGGTACGATGATCGTACCCTTGCTAAGGCGGACCCTGCCTCTGAAAGAGGCGGTTGGTACTGCATCGATGGCCGGCGTATTTATGGTGCTTTGCGCAGTCATCCTGAATTTTTCTCTGGAGCCTGATTGGGTAGGTGTGCTTGTCGAGGATTGGCAGTTTCTGGTTGGGGTATGGATCGGGATTGTATTAATAGTACCGTTTTCTGCGCATAAAGCCGCTGCCCTTCATGGATCGGTAGATGAGGGAAAGCTGCGCCTTGCGCTCAAGACACTGTTTATTGCGCTTTCGCTTGGATTGCTTGGAGCTGCACTTCTGGCGCTGTTTCAGTTCGGGCTTTAA
- the rodA gene encoding rod shape-determining protein RodA, which produces MIFRALRSVDWILLASVASLITVGLITLYAAIHQGDALLWKKQLIFLSVGFSVFLLLCFIPLRFLGLASWPFYIVALILLALVPLVGDVQMGARRWLDLGVINLQPSELMKWALMFVLAHWFASREADSMANLAIALMLAVAPAALIVIQPDLGTTLVLLFAASAMLIASGLPWRWFGIAVVLALASLPVLWNFIMHDYQKRRVLTLLDPQSDPLGAGYHVIQSTIAIGSGGLFGKGYMQGTQASLHFLPEQHTDFIFAVLAEEGGFVAATILLVLYTILITRILMISYRAHSRFGSLVCIGVASVFLLYISVNIGMVSGLLPVVGLPLPFISYGGSALVTMLAALGLVMRVAIESKDRIPWQRPGSPLL; this is translated from the coding sequence GTGATCTTCCGTGCCCTTCGCTCCGTTGACTGGATTCTGCTTGCATCGGTTGCCAGCCTGATCACGGTCGGCCTGATTACCCTGTATGCGGCGATACATCAGGGTGATGCATTGCTGTGGAAGAAACAGCTCATATTTCTGAGTGTCGGCTTCTCTGTATTCCTGCTTCTCTGCTTCATTCCGCTTCGCTTTCTGGGACTTGCCAGCTGGCCCTTCTACATCGTAGCCCTGATTCTGCTGGCTTTGGTGCCGCTGGTTGGGGATGTCCAGATGGGGGCCAGGCGATGGCTTGATCTCGGCGTAATCAACCTGCAGCCGTCGGAACTGATGAAGTGGGCGCTGATGTTTGTGCTGGCCCACTGGTTTGCCAGCCGTGAGGCCGACTCCATGGCGAATCTGGCAATCGCCCTTATGCTTGCCGTTGCACCCGCAGCTCTGATTGTCATTCAGCCCGATCTCGGAACGACACTTGTATTGCTGTTTGCCGCCTCGGCAATGCTGATCGCGTCCGGGCTGCCATGGCGCTGGTTCGGCATTGCTGTTGTTCTTGCACTAGCTTCTTTGCCGGTACTCTGGAACTTCATCATGCACGACTACCAGAAGCGGCGCGTACTGACCCTGCTTGACCCACAATCAGATCCTCTGGGGGCCGGCTACCATGTGATTCAGTCAACGATTGCGATCGGCTCGGGAGGCCTGTTCGGCAAAGGTTATATGCAGGGAACACAGGCATCCCTGCACTTCCTGCCTGAACAGCACACCGACTTTATCTTCGCGGTACTGGCAGAAGAGGGCGGCTTTGTCGCAGCCACCATACTGCTGGTTCTCTATACCATCCTGATCACTCGCATTCTGATGATCAGTTATCGCGCCCATTCCCGATTCGGCTCGCTGGTCTGCATCGGCGTGGCTTCGGTATTCCTGCTCTACATCAGCGTAAACATCGGCATGGTTTCAGGCCTGCTTCCGGTCGTGGGTTTGCCGCTTCCCTTCATCAGCTACGGAGGCTCGGCACTGGTCACCATGCTGGCCGCCCTCGGTCTTGTCATGCGGGTTGCTATCGAATCAAAGGATCGTATTCCCTGGCAGCGGCCGGGAAGCCCGCTGCTTTAA
- a CDS encoding rod shape-determining protein, with the protein MLQRLFGFFSRDISIDLGTANTLIYVRGEGIVLNEPSVVAVNVSGGKHHRRVLAVGTDAKRMLGRTPDSIQAIRPLKDGVIADFVVTEEMLKQFIRKVHDRTWGIHPRIVICVPYGSTPVERRAIRESALSAGAREVYLIEEPMAAAIGANLPVTEASGSMVVDIGGGTSEIAVISYGGIVYSRSVRVGGDKMDEAIINHLRRKYSLLVGAPTAEKIKMTLGSAYPQETRREMEVKGRDLINGVPKNLHLDDSEILEALTESVNAIIEGVKVCLERTPPELAADIVDKGIMLTGGGALLVGLDQLLREETGLPVTVAENPLDCVVLGSGRVLDELDRMRGVLFEE; encoded by the coding sequence ATGCTGCAACGCTTGTTCGGTTTTTTCTCCCGCGATATTTCTATCGACCTGGGCACTGCCAATACGCTGATCTATGTGCGCGGGGAAGGCATTGTCCTTAATGAACCTTCCGTTGTTGCAGTCAACGTCAGCGGGGGTAAACATCATCGCAGGGTGCTTGCCGTTGGCACAGACGCCAAGCGAATGCTCGGTCGCACACCTGATTCCATTCAGGCGATTCGCCCATTAAAAGATGGCGTGATTGCCGATTTTGTAGTTACTGAAGAGATGCTTAAGCAGTTTATCCGCAAGGTGCATGACCGCACCTGGGGCATTCATCCGCGCATCGTCATCTGCGTGCCTTACGGCTCCACTCCGGTAGAGCGTCGTGCCATCCGTGAATCAGCCCTCTCTGCCGGTGCCCGTGAGGTTTACCTGATCGAGGAGCCTATGGCTGCCGCAATCGGTGCCAACCTGCCAGTGACCGAAGCATCCGGCTCGATGGTCGTAGATATCGGCGGAGGCACCAGTGAAATCGCTGTCATCTCCTACGGCGGCATCGTTTACTCCCGTTCGGTGCGTGTAGGCGGCGACAAAATGGATGAGGCGATCATCAACCACCTGCGTCGCAAATACAGTCTGCTGGTCGGAGCCCCGACTGCCGAGAAGATCAAGATGACGCTGGGCAGCGCCTATCCACAGGAGACCCGCCGAGAAATGGAGGTCAAGGGCCGCGACCTGATCAATGGGGTGCCGAAAAACCTGCATCTGGACGACTCCGAGATTCTTGAAGCACTGACCGAATCGGTTAACGCCATCATCGAAGGCGTTAAGGTCTGCCTTGAACGTACGCCGCCAGAACTGGCTGCCGATATTGTCGATAAAGGCATCATGTTGACTGGCGGCGGTGCGCTTCTAGTTGGCCTGGACCAACTGCTTCGCGAAGAGACCGGCCTGCCTGTGACCGTAGCCGAAAACCCCCTGGATTGCGTGGTACTGGGAAGTGGCCGCGTGCTCGATGAACTGGATCGCATGCGAGGCGTGCTCTTCGAGGAATAA
- a CDS encoding crotonase/enoyl-CoA hydratase family protein: MGQIKYDTNSLRPTNIREVNEPFVHNEGSPNMKQHSHNLDAYKYVEQYHFKANALRTSAHENISTPMESYKYMGLHFEQDKGIAWLKMNAKPRPCFSYELTKEIQHWYDEVTAKPHLYKDVQYIVSGSDVPGIYNLGGDLSLFCELIGNGDRDGLMQYATACNDILYRNHTGINGEITTIALVQGDALGGGFEAAISSEVLIAERSAKMGLPDILFNLFPGAGAYALLSRKVGMVEAERLVLSGRLYTAEEMHELGVVDFLAEDGKGEQAVYDYIKKEGRFRNGYRAFRKAKRCSNPVTYEELLNVASIWVDTAFKLEAKDLRMMERLVKKQTQKVG; encoded by the coding sequence ATGGGGCAAATTAAGTATGACACCAACAGCTTACGACCAACCAACATTAGAGAAGTAAACGAACCCTTTGTGCACAATGAGGGGAGTCCAAACATGAAACAGCACAGCCATAATTTGGATGCATACAAATACGTTGAACAGTACCACTTCAAAGCTAATGCACTACGAACAAGTGCCCATGAGAACATTTCCACACCCATGGAGAGCTATAAGTATATGGGCCTCCATTTTGAACAGGATAAGGGCATTGCATGGTTGAAAATGAACGCCAAGCCAAGGCCATGCTTCTCATATGAACTAACAAAAGAGATTCAACACTGGTATGACGAAGTTACTGCCAAACCTCACTTATATAAGGATGTGCAATATATTGTCTCCGGCTCTGATGTACCGGGTATTTATAACCTCGGCGGAGACCTTAGTCTTTTTTGTGAACTGATCGGCAACGGAGACCGAGATGGCTTGATGCAATATGCTACAGCATGCAACGACATTCTTTACCGAAATCATACCGGTATTAATGGTGAGATTACCACAATTGCGCTTGTTCAAGGTGACGCACTTGGTGGTGGTTTCGAAGCAGCCATCTCCAGCGAAGTTCTTATTGCCGAACGCAGTGCAAAAATGGGCCTTCCGGATATTCTGTTTAACCTGTTTCCAGGAGCAGGAGCATATGCACTTCTTTCGCGCAAGGTAGGCATGGTCGAAGCAGAGCGGCTGGTATTAAGCGGTCGACTTTATACAGCGGAAGAGATGCATGAACTTGGCGTAGTCGATTTTCTAGCCGAGGATGGCAAAGGAGAGCAGGCCGTCTACGATTACATCAAAAAAGAGGGCCGTTTCAGAAATGGCTATCGCGCCTTCCGAAAAGCGAAGCGTTGCAGCAACCCTGTAACCTATGAAGAGCTATTGAATGTTGCTTCAATCTGGGTTGACACAGCATTCAAGCTGGAGGCCAAGGACTTACGCATGATGGAACGGCTGGTAAAAAAACAGACTCAGAAGGTGGGATAA
- the mreC gene encoding rod shape-determining protein MreC, with protein sequence MRTVRRRYRVWVVSVMVVAGLLLIARVSSGSWPMLATWPALEALHAPVQWWEEISLWFSDRQKLQGDYLAFRKKAQQQAALIQEASSLREENRQLRNILDIAGITGYRWHAAKVRGRSPEAMSQRIILQVYGVSKDDVIVSSEGLVGVVDTTAENHATVRTIFDASIAVPVTIPGTSLAALARGQGESLSIEFVPEEFELAQGQVLYTSGAGGLFPPGIAVARINEVQSVPGELFVKVSAAPAAHWRRDNWLAVASHLHDSTAAP encoded by the coding sequence GTGAGAACCGTCAGACGACGCTACAGAGTGTGGGTGGTAAGTGTGATGGTTGTTGCAGGCCTGCTACTGATTGCCCGGGTATCCTCCGGTTCATGGCCCATGCTGGCCACCTGGCCAGCACTTGAAGCACTACATGCACCTGTCCAGTGGTGGGAGGAGATCAGCCTCTGGTTTTCTGATCGGCAGAAACTGCAAGGCGATTATCTGGCTTTCCGGAAAAAAGCTCAGCAGCAGGCAGCGCTCATTCAGGAAGCAAGCTCTTTACGTGAAGAGAACAGACAGCTGCGCAACATCCTCGATATTGCCGGCATCACCGGTTATCGCTGGCATGCCGCCAAAGTACGCGGGCGCAGCCCGGAGGCAATGAGCCAGCGCATCATTCTGCAGGTATACGGCGTTTCAAAGGATGATGTCATCGTCTCCAGCGAAGGGTTGGTTGGCGTTGTCGACACCACTGCTGAAAACCATGCGACAGTCCGCACTATCTTTGATGCCTCCATTGCTGTCCCCGTAACCATCCCTGGCACCTCGCTGGCTGCTTTGGCACGAGGGCAGGGCGAGAGCCTCTCTATCGAATTCGTGCCCGAGGAGTTTGAACTCGCTCAGGGACAGGTGCTCTATACCAGCGGCGCAGGCGGCCTGTTTCCACCCGGTATCGCTGTCGCTCGTATTAACGAGGTGCAGAGTGTCCCCGGCGAATTGTTCGTTAAGGTTTCAGCTGCACCGGCAGCCCACTGGCGACGAGACAATTGGCTGGCAGTTGCATCACACCTTCACGACAGCACTGCAGCCCCATGA
- the lgt gene encoding prolipoprotein diacylglyceryl transferase has product MMVWSGIDPVALQLGPVAIHWYGLMYIAGFFATWYLVRLQLKQAGLWETRVSNEAYEGLFTTLILGVILGGRIAYVLFYNFGYYIDHPLEALYIWQGGMSFHGGMIGPLVTGWWYCRKHDLPFLELADRFFTVAPLGLMFGRIGNFINGELWGRTTDVPWGMVFPHAGPDPRHPSQLYEMALEGLLLFIILWLVRKQVWPAGARVAIFLTGYAVARIFCENFREPDEQLGFLFGSVTMGMLLSSAMLIVGLAWLARLWLGRRGEPFSGG; this is encoded by the coding sequence GTGATGGTCTGGAGCGGTATTGACCCCGTAGCCCTGCAGCTGGGACCTGTCGCCATCCACTGGTATGGACTGATGTATATCGCCGGCTTCTTTGCCACCTGGTATCTGGTCCGCCTGCAGCTGAAACAGGCAGGCCTGTGGGAAACCCGTGTCAGCAACGAGGCCTATGAAGGGCTTTTTACTACGCTGATTCTCGGTGTAATTCTCGGTGGCCGCATCGCCTATGTACTGTTCTACAACTTCGGTTACTACATCGACCATCCGCTTGAAGCGCTCTATATCTGGCAGGGTGGCATGTCGTTCCATGGCGGCATGATCGGACCGCTGGTTACCGGCTGGTGGTACTGCAGAAAACACGACCTTCCGTTCCTTGAACTTGCCGACCGCTTCTTCACCGTAGCTCCGCTCGGATTAATGTTCGGACGCATCGGAAACTTCATTAACGGTGAGCTTTGGGGCCGCACCACCGACGTGCCGTGGGGCATGGTCTTCCCGCATGCCGGCCCTGATCCCCGGCACCCGAGTCAGCTCTACGAGATGGCACTTGAAGGCCTGCTGCTGTTTATCATTCTGTGGCTGGTACGCAAGCAAGTCTGGCCTGCCGGAGCACGCGTCGCGATCTTCCTGACCGGCTATGCCGTCGCACGCATCTTCTGTGAAAACTTCCGGGAACCGGACGAACAGTTGGGCTTTCTCTTTGGCTCCGTCACGATGGGCATGCTGCTCTCATCAGCAATGCTGATAGTGGGCCTTGCCTGGCTCGCCAGACTGTGGCTGGGCAGGAGAGGCGAACCTTTTTCAGGCGGTTAG